A stretch of the Vigna radiata var. radiata cultivar VC1973A chromosome 7, Vradiata_ver6, whole genome shotgun sequence genome encodes the following:
- the LOC106766044 gene encoding uncharacterized protein LOC106766044 has protein sequence MAIMQAPMPEKSPPMLEKYDGSADPDNHLRVFTNTMAFYTDNDQVVCRAFSLSLKDEALEWYNTLPPNSVDCFATVETLFRRQYSSNRKREITPVELVNTKQEKGETLMAFMKRYTETARQVKDINDSFIINNLPSCLRSGYFAENLYARPPKTMDELQERTTEFIRMEDIRISRGRQQEVDARGSRKDGRRSFNDRGGGSQPKDLHRELKFDYYTPVNAPRTKILREALSVELLSIRKLRSPKNGDKGKYCQYHQNLGHTTEECVTLKDEIEALIHAGHLRKYVQKERTRSGSPPGSSRRKFKRPYGRDERKKSQSRSRNCSPNRPIRGHIN, from the coding sequence ATGGCTATTATGCAAGCCCCAATGCCAGAAAAGAGTCCTCCTATGCTAGAAAAGTATGATGGCTCGGCAGACCCTGACAATCATCTTAGGGTCTTCACCAACACAATGGCATTTTACACGGACAATGATCAGGTCGTTTGTAGAGCTTTCTCCTTATCACTCAAGGACGAGGCGTTGGAGTGGTATAATACTCTTCCTCCTAATTCCGTAGATTGCTTCGCCACTGTGGAAACCCTCTTCAGAAGGCAGTACTCCTCCAATCGGAAGCGAGAGATAACACCGGTAGAATTGGTGAATACTAAGCAGGAGAAAGGGGAAACTTTGATGGCGTTTATGAAGAGATACACTGAAACCGCTCGGCAAGTCAAAGATATTAATGATTctttcatcatcaacaacttaCCTTCATGCCTAAGGTCGGGGTACTTTGCCGAAAATTTATATGCTCGCCCACCAAAAACTATGGACGAGCTCCAAGAGCGAACAACTGAGTTTATCCGCATGGAAGACATACGAATCTCGCGAGGAAGGCAACAAGAGGTTGATGCGAGAGGAAGCAGGAAAGACGGTAGACGGTCATTCAACGATAGGGGAGGGGGTTCTCAACCAAAGGACCTCCACCGAGAACTTAAGTTTGATTATTACACACCAGTGAATGCACCTAGGACAAAGATCCTTAGGGAAGCTCTTAGTGTCGAACTTCTTTCGATCAGGAAACTTCGTTCGCCTAAAAATGGTGATAAAGGAAAGTATTGCCAATACCATCAAAACTTGGGGCATACCACCGAAGAATGTGTAACACTTAAGGATGAAATCGAAGCACTCATTCATGCGGGCCATCTCCGTAAGTATGTGCAGAAGGAGCGAACGAGATCTGGAAGCCCACCAGGGTCGTCAAGGAGAAAATTCAAACGACCATATGGAAGAGATGAACGAAAGAAAAGTCAAAGCCGCAGCCGCAATTGCAGCCCTAATCGCCCGATTCGAGGACATATCAACTAg